The nucleotide sequence TTGTTTGTTGTAAAGCTGAGACAAGAAGCATTGGAGTAAACAGGCTGGACATTGTTCAGGAGTTGGGGCACATTCATGAGCAGGATGAGCACCCACAACCCCACAGAAACCTGGGCTGCTGATCTGACAGATGCCCGGCTCAATGTGTGGTGGGGCCAAACCACCTTCAGATAGCGATTAAATGCAACAGCAGTAAGGAAGATAATGCTGGCTGTACGGTTAGTGGACATCATGAAGAGGTTAGCTTTGCAGGCACCAGGTCCAAAATTCCATTTCTGGCCATGGCGATAATAATCAATCCGAAAGGGTAAGTTGATGATCAGGAGGAAATCAGCGATTACTAGGCACAGGAGAAAAATGGTATTAGATTTCCAAGGTTGGATATGGACACAGAAGATGAAGAATgcaaagccatttcccaatagccCTACAATACACTCCAAAGTCAGCACTGGTGCCAAGAAGGCTGACAAGATAGGGGTTGCTCTCAGGTCGCAAGTGGACACTTTCTCTCCCGACATTGTACTTCAAAATCTTGAAGAGCTGGGAAGACGATGGCTTGGACCACTGCAAAGATCCTGAAGAATGGGAGATCACTTCAGATTCTCATGTTGCCCATCCAGTTACCTTCAATGATGATCACAGGACTAGATTCtactaaaacaaataataaagctAACTAGAGGTCTAAAAGTCAACCACAGGAAATAAGACGGCAATAGTCAATTGTGTAATATCCGTGGGTTTCCATCTGATGTTCTCACCACTTAT is from Gracilinanus agilis isolate LMUSP501 chromosome 2, AgileGrace, whole genome shotgun sequence and encodes:
- the OXER1 gene encoding oxoeicosanoid receptor 1 produces the protein MSGEKVSTCDLRATPILSAFLAPVLTLECIVGLLGNGFAFFIFCVHIQPWKSNTIFLLCLVIADFLLIINLPFRIDYYRHGQKWNFGPGACKANLFMMSTNRTASIIFLTAVAFNRYLKVVWPHHTLSRASVRSAAQVSVGLWVLILLMNVPQLLNNVQPVYSNASCLSFTTNNTNPAQRWHHILYGLEFFLPLGIILFSIFSIIFTIRRRNLGKQAGTRRAVLVLGIIVTVYIFCFLPSIIFAIASVLAQRLNNCPALNIYTELFHGALAFTYLNSTLDPVLYLFSSPNFLHQSKVLLCKGDQSARISDEQEGDEGNSFYPARLTDSRRVDTGTLQD